GTTTCTGTACTCATTCTGGGAGCCGGCATTGCACTTACAGGTTTTTTCCCGACTTATTACGGCCTGATCTTCACTACCCTTATTATGAGTTTCGGGTTCCACTATTTTGAAACAACTAATCAATCCCTTACATTACAATATTTTGACAAAGACGAAGCTCCTCTTGTTTTCGGTAGATTACGCTCTCTTTCATCCGCATGCAACATCAGTATCAGTATCTTTTTTCTGGTCATAGGCCCTTTTTTCAGCTTCAACAGCCTCTATCTTTTTTTCGGTCTGACCATCATGATTCTTGCTCTTTCCACCTGGAGGCTTCACCCGGAAAAGAAAAATATTGTTCCCCAGCAAAGAAAAATGATTTTCAAAAAAAAATACTGGCTTTTTTATCTCCTCACATTTCTCGCTGGAGCACGACGTCAAATTTTTACCGCCTTTGCTGTGTTTCTTCTTGTTAAAAAATTTGATTTCAGTATCCAGGAAATCGCAATTTTGTTTCTGATCAACAATCTTGTGAATTATTTCCTCAGTCCTCTGATCGGCAGAAGTATCGTCAGGTATGGTGAGCAGAAAATTCTTTCTGTTGAGTATTTCGCCCTCCTCTTTGTATTCTGCGGTTATGCTCTGGTCTCTGATAAATACCTGGCTGGACTCCTGTACATTTTAGATCATGTCTTTTTTAACTTTTCCATT
The DNA window shown above is from Desulfomarina profundi and carries:
- a CDS encoding MFS transporter produces the protein MNNIVQHITNRPMYLYILLLSMCATGGLQAARILFDNFAVHVVHLNGNHIGMIQSIREIPGFLSLFVIYILFIIKEHRLASVSVLILGAGIALTGFFPTYYGLIFTTLIMSFGFHYFETTNQSLTLQYFDKDEAPLVFGRLRSLSSACNISISIFFLVIGPFFSFNSLYLFFGLTIMILALSTWRLHPEKKNIVPQQRKMIFKKKYWLFYLLTFLAGARRQIFTAFAVFLLVKKFDFSIQEIAILFLINNLVNYFLSPLIGRSIVRYGEQKILSVEYFALLFVFCGYALVSDKYLAGLLYILDHVFFNFSIAIRTFFQKIANPEDIAPSMAVGFTINHIAAVVLPAIGGLLWLIDYRIPFLAGALLSFVSLLSVQSIPAQLKQTT